Genomic DNA from Shewanella woodyi ATCC 51908:
ATTAATCTTAATGATTAATTGATCAGTGTTCACTGTGATGAGATCTTTCGATGCGACAACGGCAGCAGGAAGTGCTGAGTCTGCATCGGGTACATCAGAGCTGTGAGAATCAGAAGCTGACGAAGCAGTGACAACCGATGAAGATTGAGTCGCTACTGGTTGTGGGGCTTGATCTGTCTGCCACTGTTGCCAAAGCAAAAAGCTGACAAAAAGCAGACCGATAAGCAATATATTGCGTTGAGATTCCATAGCCTATTTATTACACCTGTGTGTTTTTGGGGGGACGGGATCGATTCCGCCCGGATGCAAAGGGTGACATTTTAGTATGCGTCGTGCAGCAAGCCAACAACCTTTTACAGATCCATGCAAACGAATCGCTTCAATTGCATATGTGGAACAAGTTGGATGAAAACGGCACTTATTAGCCCCTAAAAAGGGGCTGATGAAGACTTGGTAGCCACGAATTAACGTGGTTGCTAGCCATTGTAACGGCGATTGAGTTTTCGCCATAGCTTTTCTACCAATTTATGGAGCTCTGCATTTTCCATCTCTACCACGCCATTTCTGACGAGCACAACGATATC
This window encodes:
- the yidD gene encoding membrane protein insertion efficiency factor YidD; translation: MAKTQSPLQWLATTLIRGYQVFISPFLGANKCRFHPTCSTYAIEAIRLHGSVKGCWLAARRILKCHPLHPGGIDPVPPKTHRCNK